TACCAATACAGCAAGGTGTCATTAGCTTCTTAACACCAATGCTATTGTCTGCATTTTCCGGTCCCTCTTAATTTAACCGAAACTAAATAAGGGGTAATTAAATTCTTCTATCTTGAGTTCATCACCAATGGCTAAGACCACGCCATTTGTCAGCTCCTGATTGGCTACGTTCCAGATCTCCCATACACACAGCTTTAGCTCTTCCTTTGTACTACTACTACTGCTGTCCTGTCTCTCTTAACACCAATACCATTCCAAAACCTCCACCATTTTtatcccctctctctctctctctacatcaACAACAATCCCTAGCTAGACACCAAACAAATTCCTCCCAAAAGAAGGAAAATCACGAGATCATGGGCGGCGACAGCTGGAGCCTAACGGCGAAGCCCTGCGACTCATGCAAGGCGGCGCCGGCCACCGTCTTCTGCCGCGCCGACTCCGCCTTCCTCTGTTCCACCTGCGACACCGACCTCCACGCCCGCCACGCCCGCGTCTGGGTCTGCGACGTCTGCGAGCAGGCACCCGCCGCCGTCACCTGCAAGGCCGACGATGCCGCCCTCTGCCCCGCCTGCGACGCCGACATCCACTCCGCCAACCCCCTCGCCCGCCGCCACGAGCGCTTCCCCGTCGTCCCCTTCTACCACGCCGCCGTCAAAACCCCCCGCTCCGCCGACTTCTCCGAGGAGGAGGTCGAGGCCGCCTCCTGGATCCTACCCGACCCGAATACCAAGCCCCTTGAAGATTCCGGGTCGCCCGCGGAGTATCTGTTTAGCGATATGGATCCGGACCCGTATCCGGATCTTGATTTGATGCATAAACCGGGTCATATTATTGTTGATGATAAGAAACAGTACTCCACAGATGGAGTTGTACCGGTTCAGACCGAGAAGGAATATGGGTCGGGTCACTACCCGGGTCCGGTGGTCGACGGGTACCCGACGTACGATGTGGACTATCCGGCTTCGAAGCCTTTCATGTATAACTTCACCTCACAATCCATTAGCCATAGTGTAAGCCTTTCTTCAAATCATTTTCATTtacttaaaattattatatttatttacatgatgCCTATCTGTTTATAAAATCAATAGTTTCTTGGTGATGACTAAAAGTCAAGAAGTTTGTTGTGAAAAGTAGTTGTATTAGTAGTATGAATTAAATGCTCTTTATTAGGGTTACAACTTTTCTAAGTTCTAGCTTCTTTCTCTAAGTAATTACTAATCCTTCTTCCCACTTAACACTTTTATTTTGGGCACgactattaaaaataaaagtgtaaaaTGCGTAGGATTCACTTATTTTGCGTGGAAGACAAgcgtccaaaaaaaataaaaacagaagaaagaaaatggaagaaCAGTCGGTGCAGGAAGAAAGGGGAggggaagaagaaaagaaaatgaaaaggagGGATAGGGGTAGCAGGTGGGGTAGGGTTTACATTATCTTTTGTTTTTctatttaaatatcttttattatttttttagtatattgttttatttattactccatccgtccctaaaataagttcATTTTTTTCCTTATTGGGACGTTCACCAAAtaagtttttctttctttctttttatttttggacaactaccccaccactaataatattttatttattcttacttttcactttttcaccactctcaatactaattataatattttttcactttttcaccactctcaatattaattataacatatttttctccactgtcaatacactttaccactttttcttaaaatccgtgtcgtccccaaagatgaactaattttggggacggagggagtactttttaacGTGAAaatctaaatttatttaattcctattttttttacctaatttgaattattgtaatatttttatttattatattttattttaattaatgtaattttgattttttaatttttgtgaaatgttttaatATAGAAGAATTAAAAATGGGATTAATTAGAAATGAAGATTTTAGCGCCACTTTAAGCGTCAATGCACTGGAGAGGGGTGGCacttaggtggggaccaccaatTAGCGCCACCCCTAAGCGCCAAGggctggagatgctctaagtgggacaaacaaaaaaagtAAGTGTGTCAATATAAGTGGGAccgagggagtactatattgtAATttgaggataatttttttttttttatcaagatgAGCATATGGGTAGTAGTTGGTTTAAATTTGCATGT
The genomic region above belongs to Salvia miltiorrhiza cultivar Shanhuang (shh) chromosome 5, IMPLAD_Smil_shh, whole genome shotgun sequence and contains:
- the LOC131024830 gene encoding zinc finger protein CONSTANS-LIKE 5-like, coding for MGGDSWSLTAKPCDSCKAAPATVFCRADSAFLCSTCDTDLHARHARVWVCDVCEQAPAAVTCKADDAALCPACDADIHSANPLARRHERFPVVPFYHAAVKTPRSADFSEEEVEAASWILPDPNTKPLEDSGSPAEYLFSDMDPDPYPDLDLMHKPGHIIVDDKKQYSTDGVVPVQTEKEYGSGHYPGPVVDGYPTYDVDYPASKPFMYNFTSQSISHSVSSSSLEVGVVPEPEPEPEPEPEHNGNGDASKVEIAPTRVSGMEREARVMRYKEKRKNRRFEKTIRYASRKAYAETRPRIKGRFARRSELQIDASYGVVPTF